From the bacterium genome, the window CAGTTGGATCCGGGTCTGGTGCCGCCACCTCATGTGACCGGGCTGGTGCTGGTCGATGCCGGTCTGTCAGGGAACTGGGGCGTGTTCAGTAATGCACTCGCTCATCTCTTCATTCCCGCGCTGGTGCTGGCCAGTTACTGGATCGGCGTAATCGCGATCCTTCTACGCGGGAATCTAGCCGACGCACTGTCGGCCGACTACGTGCGGACCGCACGCGGGAAGGGATTGCCGCCACACGCGATCGTGCTACGCCACGCACTGCGGAATGCGGTGTTCCCGGTCTTGACGATCCTGGGCGTTCTGTATGGTCAACTGTTGGGCGGGGCAGTCCTCACTGAGTCGATCTTTTCCTGGCCTGGGTTGGGATTCTATGCTTTCCAGGCCGCCACCAACATCGATTTCCCTGGGATCATGGGTGTCACGCTCATCGTGGCCGGTAGCTTTGCCTCGGTGAACCTGTTGGTGGATCTGTCCTACGCTCTCCTCGATCCTCGGATCCGTTTCGAATGACGGGCGCAAGATTGGGACGAGTCGCCACACAACGGCCCTCAGACGGTGCCCGGATGAGCGTGCTGCTCCGATTGACGGGACTGAGTGTGTTCCTGGGGAACGGGTATCTGGCGGTGGGCATAACGCTGTCAGTGCTTGCGCTTGTGGTTGCTGCGGCCGGTTCCTCGTTCGTCCACCACTCTCCGTATGCACAGGATCTGACCAAAGTGCTGAAGGCGCCGGCGCGCGACCATCCCTTTGGGACAGACGAGTTGGGGAGAGACGTGCTGAGCCGCGTTCTATACGGGGGAAGACTTACGCTTGGTGCCGGGGTTGTCGTCGTCGTTTGCGCGTTTCTGATCGGCTCGACGGTGGGCGCGCTCAGCGGATATATCGGCGGCGGCGTCGACGACATCGTCATGCGGTTCACCGATTTGATCTTGAGCTTTCCATCCATAGTCTTGGCAATGGCGATCGCCGCCGGGCTCGGGCCGAGCGTTGCCCACGCGATCTTATCGCTGACCGTGGTATGGTGGCCGGTCTATGCCCGAGTCACCCGCGGAGAGGTACTTCGCACGCGGAGTCTTGACTATGTCGAAGCGAGCAGAGCGTTGGGCGCGCGCGACGGCCGAATCTTAACGCGGACCGTCCTCCCAAATATCATGGTTGTTCCGGTCAGTCTAATCCCCTTGGACCTCGGCCGCGTCCTGAGTAACCTGGCCGGCTTGTCATTCCTCGGACTGGGCGCGCGGCCTCCGGCCGCCGAGTGGGGAGCGATGCTCAACGAGGCCCGAATCGCCCCCACCGAGTGGTGGCTCAGTCTCTTTCCGGGAATAGCCCTAACCTTCAGCATTCTGGGGTTCAACATGCTCGGCGTCGGACTTCGCCGCCGGAACTTGTCGCGATTGACCCTAAGTTGATCGTCCACCGAACCCCTGTGGCGAGAGAGACAAGTCCGCCAAGAGCAAGGAGGGATAGCACAAATGGAATTTCAGCCCGTCGATTCTCTCAAACTCCCACGGTTCGCCGGCATCCCAACGTTCTTTCGCCTGCCCCATATCGAGGATCCGCGGGGTCTCGACGTGGCCATCTTCGGCGTGCCCTTTGATGGTGGACAAAGCTATCGCACGGGGTCACGGTTCGCCCCGGCGGAGGTTCGCCGGATGTCTGCAGCCGTAATCAAACCGTTCCATCCCTCCTTCAATGTGAGTCCGTATGATGTCCTTAAGATCGCGGACCTCGGCGACAGTCCGATCAATCCTCTCGACCCGGCAGTGTCGAGACAGTTGATCCAAGACACGGTCGCAAAGATTGTGGACGCCGGCGTACTGCCGGTCGCCGTGGGCGGCGACCACTCGATCTCCCTGCCGATCTTGCGTGCCGCTGCCAAGACTCACGGTCCTTTGGGACTGATTCAGGTGGACTCGCATGTGGATACTGGAGATGAATACTTCGGGAGCAAGTACGGCAACGGAACACCCTTCCGCCGAGCCGTGGAAGAGGGCCTGATCGATCCGCGAAAGTGGGCGCAGATTGGCATCCGTGGTCCTGTGTACGGAGACGAGGAGTTCAGTTTCATTCGCGAGCACGGGGTTCGGAGCCTAACCATGGATGAGGTTTCAAGAAATGGGCTCGACTGGGTGGCGCAGCAACTGGTCTGGCTGAAAGACACCAAGTGTTATGTCACGTTCGACATCGACGCGATCGACATCGCGTTTGCCCCGGCCACGACATCGCCCGTCCCCGGGGGGCTGACAAGCCGTGAAGCACTCGTGTTGATGAGGCATCTTGTCGACTTTCCATCCATCGTGGGATTTGATCTTGTCGAGGTCCAACCCATGTATGATGTGGCCAGCATCACCTCAATCCTTGCTTCACTGCTTATTTTTGAGTTTCTCTGCACTCGGGCCGTCGTTCGTCGTGACGACGGTCGGCGCGTCAGGTGAAAATCCGGCGTCTCGCG encodes:
- the speB gene encoding agmatinase, with amino-acid sequence MEFQPVDSLKLPRFAGIPTFFRLPHIEDPRGLDVAIFGVPFDGGQSYRTGSRFAPAEVRRMSAAVIKPFHPSFNVSPYDVLKIADLGDSPINPLDPAVSRQLIQDTVAKIVDAGVLPVAVGGDHSISLPILRAAAKTHGPLGLIQVDSHVDTGDEYFGSKYGNGTPFRRAVEEGLIDPRKWAQIGIRGPVYGDEEFSFIREHGVRSLTMDEVSRNGLDWVAQQLVWLKDTKCYVTFDIDAIDIAFAPATTSPVPGGLTSREALVLMRHLVDFPSIVGFDLVEVQPMYDVASITSILASLLIFEFLCTRAVVRRDDGRRVR
- a CDS encoding ABC transporter permease — protein: MARFIAKRLLAFPVLLLGITVLTFLVSHLTPIDPVVANLGDVAVTNPQIVAAYRARWGLDRPLIVQYGVYVTHLMRGEFGVSLTSRRFVADDLKEYFPATLELATAAIIVAASIGGVLAILGTLAGSRGVRVIDLLALVQVSIPIFWLGLVVLALVNLYLPAIPTLGQLDPGLVPPPHVTGLVLVDAGLSGNWGVFSNALAHLFIPALVLASYWIGVIAILLRGNLADALSADYVRTARGKGLPPHAIVLRHALRNAVFPVLTILGVLYGQLLGGAVLTESIFSWPGLGFYAFQAATNIDFPGIMGVTLIVAGSFASVNLLVDLSYALLDPRIRFE
- a CDS encoding ABC transporter permease encodes the protein MSVLLRLTGLSVFLGNGYLAVGITLSVLALVVAAAGSSFVHHSPYAQDLTKVLKAPARDHPFGTDELGRDVLSRVLYGGRLTLGAGVVVVVCAFLIGSTVGALSGYIGGGVDDIVMRFTDLILSFPSIVLAMAIAAGLGPSVAHAILSLTVVWWPVYARVTRGEVLRTRSLDYVEASRALGARDGRILTRTVLPNIMVVPVSLIPLDLGRVLSNLAGLSFLGLGARPPAAEWGAMLNEARIAPTEWWLSLFPGIALTFSILGFNMLGVGLRRRNLSRLTLS